One window from the genome of Microcoleus sp. FACHB-68 encodes:
- a CDS encoding ATP-dependent DNA helicase RecQ produces MLTPETQSSSDVRNIFRKIWGYDDFRSPQGEIVQTLLQQQDALIVLPTGGGKSICFQLPALLQTGLTLVVSPLVALMENQVRELRDRNLPAALLHSELPAIQRKQTLQALDRNQLRLLYLSPETLLSEAVWSVLSKPHLPITGMILDEAHCLVQWGETFRPAYRRLGAVRSALLKSKPAGAKMAIAAFTATADPHAQKTIESVLQLQQPQVFRINPYRSNLHLQVQIVWTPRGRRQRLLKFIQARSKQSGLVYVRTRKDSEELAKWLSEQGYATGAYHAGLSPTERRTLEADWLNDKVQFVVCTSAFGMGINKPDVRWVIHFQVPTLLSEYVQEVGRAGRDGKPAHALTLVSEPTGWLDPADKQRREFFANQQRSLYQKAEQLVKKLPIRGEISAVTRKFPDGAIALSLLHCAGQLIWQDPFHYSINPSSASQSFAQLNTSATQQMTQYLTTRRCRWQFLLEAFGFAGEGKSWRCRHCDNCAGFLPSKPFK; encoded by the coding sequence ATGCTAACTCCTGAAACCCAATCTTCCAGTGATGTCCGTAACATCTTCCGCAAAATTTGGGGATATGACGATTTTAGATCGCCCCAAGGGGAAATTGTTCAGACTTTGTTGCAACAGCAAGACGCACTAATTGTACTACCCACTGGCGGCGGTAAATCAATTTGTTTTCAGTTGCCGGCACTGTTGCAAACCGGCTTAACCCTGGTAGTTTCTCCCTTAGTGGCGCTAATGGAAAATCAAGTGCGAGAACTTCGTGATCGCAATTTACCGGCAGCACTTCTACATAGTGAATTGCCGGCGATTCAGCGCAAACAAACGCTTCAAGCTTTAGATCGCAATCAATTACGCTTGCTCTACCTTTCGCCAGAAACCCTGCTGAGTGAGGCGGTGTGGTCTGTATTAAGTAAACCTCACTTACCCATCACCGGCATGATTTTAGATGAGGCGCACTGTCTGGTACAGTGGGGCGAGACATTTCGACCGGCATATCGCCGACTCGGTGCTGTGCGATCGGCTCTGCTCAAATCCAAGCCGGCTGGCGCAAAAATGGCAATTGCCGCCTTCACCGCCACCGCCGATCCGCACGCGCAGAAGACTATCGAGAGCGTTTTGCAGCTGCAACAGCCGCAAGTTTTCCGAATAAATCCTTATCGCTCAAATCTGCATCTGCAAGTACAAATTGTCTGGACACCGCGAGGACGCCGGCAGCGGTTATTAAAGTTTATCCAAGCCAGATCGAAGCAGTCTGGGTTAGTTTATGTTCGTACCCGTAAGGATAGTGAAGAACTCGCGAAATGGTTGAGTGAACAAGGTTATGCCACCGGCGCGTATCATGCCGGCTTGAGTCCAACCGAGCGAAGAACGCTGGAAGCTGACTGGCTGAACGATAAAGTTCAATTTGTTGTGTGTACGTCCGCATTCGGGATGGGAATTAATAAACCGGATGTCCGTTGGGTGATTCACTTCCAAGTCCCGACACTGCTTTCGGAATACGTGCAAGAAGTGGGACGTGCCGGTCGAGATGGCAAGCCGGCGCACGCTTTAACTTTAGTCAGCGAACCCACCGGCTGGCTTGATCCCGCAGATAAACAAAGACGCGAGTTTTTTGCAAACCAGCAGCGATCTCTATATCAAAAAGCCGAGCAACTGGTGAAAAAATTGCCGATACGGGGAGAAATTAGTGCCGTGACGCGCAAGTTCCCCGACGGTGCGATTGCGTTGTCGTTGCTGCACTGTGCCGGCCAGCTAATTTGGCAAGATCCGTTTCATTACTCAATTAACCCGTCGTCAGCTTCCCAGTCTTTCGCGCAACTCAACACCAGCGCGACGCAGCAAATGACGCAATATCTGACAACACGCAGGTGCCGGTGGCAGTTTTTATTAGAAGCCTTTGGGTTTGCCGGTGAGGGGAAGTCTTGGCGCTGCCGGCATTGCGATAATTGCGCCGGTTTCCTTCCCTCAAAACCATTCAAATAA
- the menH gene encoding 2-succinyl-6-hydroxy-2,4-cyclohexadiene-1-carboxylate synthase, whose protein sequence is MSSEMSLSSSGEGLPAGIAIGEREGFNPYQFHYSLTGSPNQPVILFLHGFMGDSSDFSEIIEMMREQFCCLAVDLPGHGKTRINGGDECYTMSKTALALINLLDHLKIKKCFLAGYSMGGRLALYMTIHFPSRFEKVILESTSPGLKTQKECSQRLEIDEQRARELETNDFKYFLLNWYKQPLFETLQTHPKFDKLIERRLQNNPLELAKSLRQMGTGNQSSLWEKLAENKVPLGLLAGEYDDKFKCINAEITTLCQVSKLTIIPKTGHNIHFEYPKEYMANLHNFFRLQESDALPI, encoded by the coding sequence ATGAGTTCTGAAATGTCGCTCAGTTCCAGTGGGGAAGGTTTGCCTGCCGGCATTGCAATTGGGGAGCGAGAAGGGTTTAATCCTTATCAATTCCACTATTCTTTAACCGGCAGCCCAAACCAGCCGGTGATTTTATTTTTGCATGGATTTATGGGTGACAGCAGCGATTTTAGCGAGATCATCGAGATGATGCGCGAGCAATTTTGCTGTCTAGCAGTTGATCTCCCCGGACATGGAAAAACCCGAATTAATGGGGGGGATGAATGCTATACAATGTCAAAGACTGCCTTAGCCTTAATTAATTTACTTGATCATTTAAAAATTAAAAAATGCTTTTTAGCCGGCTATTCGATGGGTGGACGATTAGCCTTATATATGACCATTCATTTTCCAAGCCGGTTTGAGAAAGTTATCTTAGAGTCAACTTCGCCGGGATTGAAAACACAAAAAGAGTGTTCGCAACGTCTCGAAATTGATGAGCAACGGGCGCGAGAATTAGAAACAAACGATTTCAAATATTTTTTATTGAATTGGTACAAGCAACCGCTATTTGAAACATTACAAACTCATCCAAAATTTGATAAATTAATCGAGCGTCGGTTACAAAATAATCCCTTAGAACTCGCTAAATCACTTCGCCAAATGGGAACCGGCAATCAGTCATCCCTTTGGGAGAAACTCGCAGAGAATAAAGTTCCTCTGGGATTGCTTGCCGGTGAATATGATGATAAATTTAAATGTATTAATGCAGAAATAACAACTTTGTGTCAGGTTTCCAAGCTAACAATCATTCCCAAAACGGGTCATAATATTCATTTTGAATATCCAAAAGAATATATGGCAAATTTGCATAATTTCTTTCGGCTGCAAGAATCTGATGCGCTACCGATTTGA
- a CDS encoding glycerophosphodiester phosphodiesterase family protein codes for MEIEVIAHRGFSAIAPENTLAAFSAAIQHGADSIEFDIQLSADGVPVVIHDATLDRTTGTAGNVNEKTLAQLKTRDAGSWFSQQYAGERIPTLKEVLTAVKSIKKFIYLDVKKHCEWSNSAISEFVKLLVDEGWEERCIISSFNEVFVDKVRSLCNNVKLGYIVADAQLYQSQLEKAASAGNTVMISAYDVLLGNPSLIEASQERGIDIVAWTVDSREDLKKLTELGVTRIITNSLVGEFD; via the coding sequence ATGGAAATTGAAGTTATCGCTCATCGGGGATTTTCTGCAATTGCCCCTGAAAATACGTTAGCAGCTTTCTCGGCAGCAATTCAACACGGCGCTGATTCCATAGAGTTTGATATTCAGTTAAGTGCGGATGGTGTGCCGGTTGTTATCCACGACGCAACGTTAGATAGAACCACTGGAACTGCCGGCAATGTCAACGAGAAAACTTTAGCTCAGTTAAAGACGCGGGATGCCGGCTCTTGGTTTAGCCAGCAGTATGCCGGTGAGCGAATTCCTACATTAAAAGAAGTTTTAACTGCGGTTAAATCGATTAAAAAATTTATTTATCTCGACGTTAAGAAACATTGCGAATGGTCAAACTCAGCAATTTCTGAATTTGTTAAACTCCTGGTTGATGAAGGTTGGGAAGAGCGTTGTATTATTTCATCTTTCAACGAAGTATTTGTGGATAAAGTTCGCAGCCTGTGCAATAACGTAAAGCTGGGGTACATTGTTGCAGACGCTCAACTCTATCAAAGCCAATTGGAAAAAGCTGCAAGTGCCGGCAACACGGTAATGATTAGCGCTTATGATGTTTTGCTAGGCAACCCTTCCCTAATTGAAGCTAGTCAAGAGCGAGGAATTGATATTGTTGCTTGGACTGTTGATAGCCGAGAAGATTTAAAAAAATTAACTGAATTAGGAGTAACAAGAATTATTACAAATTCATTAGTCGGAGAATTCGATTAA
- a CDS encoding pentapeptide repeat-containing protein has protein sequence MKAREVLKRYQEGRRDFRGEDLRGQNFKSQDFSGTDFSEADIRGANFTKANLTGAKFVKARAGLPKQWVLTLLLACFVLSGMAGFFALVIGTYTAYIFDASNLKNMISGWFFLVMLVGFGFLAIRQGINAVAIAIAVAGAIAVAVVFAVAVAVTGAVNVAGAIAVAGAIAVAAAGAFAIAGAIAGAISVAIAIAVTVAGAFAIAGAIAGVGAFSFSVPVAGAIAIAGAIAGAFAVAITGAFSFLILSAFLGWRAIKGDKRDAWIRTSAVAFAATGGTSFRYATLTSTDFTQATLKNTDFRNANLTHTCFKDTQKLEFARPGNTYLKNPQVRELAITGNGANQDFDRQDLQGVYLKGANLVGASFIEANLVNACLQEANLADSKLVHTLLDLADFTGATLTSAYIEGWNISLHSKLDGVRCEYVFMRLPPEKRPAFIALPPEESRDPNPRRKPDDWNQFFKDGDFADFIAPMRQTLDLYHNQPVDPRLVVLAFQQLIEDNPQAEIELVSIEKRGKNKDKLLMRAETAPKADHSALSAGYSHNLHTSQALPPEALQLLLTRYEATIQLLVGLLEGKQYIPNIHISPKFTQGGTTVSNDSKNFSISGSDNVRVAQGDNSVTPQGDQAQAVQGDNNQQAQGIPQTTEEPLTKENVITLLAELEKLIQESDLPKDSQEEINTYLSAAKKAIDKPEPKKQAALINLEQVTETIETATKTVGAGKTLWTAAKPIIIKVSTWLGAVAAGSILGGL, from the coding sequence ATGAAAGCGCGTGAAGTGTTGAAGCGTTACCAGGAAGGCAGGAGAGACTTTCGTGGGGAGGATCTGCGGGGGCAAAACTTCAAAAGTCAAGACTTTTCAGGGACAGATTTTAGCGAAGCGGATATCCGAGGTGCAAACTTCACTAAGGCAAATCTTACGGGAGCGAAGTTTGTAAAAGCAAGAGCCGGTTTACCCAAACAATGGGTATTAACTCTGTTACTCGCTTGCTTTGTTCTCTCAGGGATGGCAGGCTTTTTTGCCTTAGTTATAGGTACTTACACAGCATACATATTTGATGCCAGCAATCTCAAAAACATGATTTCTGGGTGGTTTTTTTTAGTTATGTTAGTCGGGTTTGGTTTCCTAGCGATTCGCCAGGGAATCAATGCTGTTGCCATCGCCATCGCCGTCGCTGGAGCCATTGCCGTCGCCGTAGTCTTTGCCGTCGCTGTCGCCGTCACCGGAGCCGTCAACGTCGCTGGAGCGATCGCTGTCGCCGGAGCCATTGCTGTCGCCGCCGCTGGAGCCTTCGCCATCGCTGGAGCCATTGCCGGAGCCATCTCTGTCGCCATCGCCATTGCTGTCACCGTCGCTGGAGCCTTCGCCATCGCCGGAGCCATTGCCGGAGTTGGAGCCTTCTCCTTCTCCGTCCCCGTTGCCGGAGCCATCGCCATCGCCGGAGCCATTGCTGGAGCCTTCGCCGTCGCCATCACTGGAGCCTTCTCCTTTTTAATCCTTTCTGCTTTCCTGGGCTGGCGTGCGATCAAAGGAGACAAACGAGATGCTTGGATTCGTACCTCGGCGGTTGCCTTTGCTGCCACGGGCGGCACCAGTTTTCGCTACGCTACCCTCACCAGCACCGATTTCACCCAGGCTACACTGAAAAACACAGATTTTAGAAATGCGAATCTTACCCACACTTGTTTTAAAGATACCCAAAAGCTGGAGTTCGCTCGTCCCGGTAACACCTATCTCAAAAACCCCCAAGTGCGAGAACTGGCGATCACCGGCAATGGTGCCAACCAAGACTTTGATCGGCAAGACTTGCAAGGAGTTTACCTCAAAGGCGCTAATTTAGTCGGAGCTAGTTTCATCGAAGCCAACTTAGTTAACGCTTGCTTACAAGAAGCTAACCTTGCTGATAGCAAACTGGTACATACCTTACTCGATCTGGCAGATTTCACTGGCGCTACCCTCACCAGCGCTTATATAGAAGGTTGGAATATTAGCCTTCATAGCAAACTAGATGGGGTGCGTTGTGAGTACGTTTTCATGCGTTTACCGCCAGAAAAGCGACCTGCTTTTATCGCCCTTCCCCCTGAAGAAAGCCGCGATCCTAACCCGCGCCGTAAACCGGATGACTGGAACCAATTCTTTAAAGATGGGGATTTTGCCGATTTTATCGCCCCAATGCGGCAGACGCTTGACCTGTATCACAACCAACCCGTTGATCCCCGTCTCGTTGTCCTGGCCTTCCAGCAACTCATCGAAGACAACCCCCAAGCTGAAATCGAGTTAGTTTCTATCGAAAAGAGAGGAAAAAATAAAGATAAACTGCTAATGAGAGCGGAAACCGCCCCAAAAGCCGATCATTCTGCCTTAAGTGCGGGTTATTCGCATAATTTGCATACCTCGCAAGCGTTACCCCCGGAAGCGTTACAACTCTTACTCACACGTTACGAGGCAACCATTCAACTTTTAGTCGGCCTTTTGGAAGGCAAACAATACATTCCAAATATTCATATTTCCCCCAAGTTTACTCAAGGAGGTACAACCGTGTCTAACGATTCTAAAAACTTCTCTATTTCTGGTTCAGATAATGTCCGAGTTGCTCAAGGGGATAATAGCGTTACTCCCCAAGGTGATCAGGCCCAAGCAGTCCAAGGTGACAATAACCAACAGGCTCAAGGGATTCCCCAAACTACCGAAGAACCTTTGACGAAAGAAAATGTCATCACCCTGCTAGCAGAGTTAGAAAAATTAATTCAAGAATCAGATTTACCCAAGGACAGTCAAGAAGAAATCAACACTTATCTCAGTGCTGCCAAAAAAGCGATTGATAAACCCGAACCGAAAAAACAAGCTGCGCTAATTAACTTAGAACAAGTCACAGAAACTATAGAAACCGCAACTAAAACCGTCGGTGCCGGAAAAACTCTTTGGACAGCTGCCAAACCCATTATTATTAAAGTTTCTACTTGGTTAGGTGCAGTCGCCGCCGGCTCTATTTTAGGTGGCTTGTGA
- a CDS encoding SH3 domain-containing protein, giving the protein MKTVAHWGKPVALLSVLLLGVGSLNAPASAVSKTAPSNLTQDADPSSLQLAQATQNLCRRVNVRQGLAVRERPDPNARQTGGVGFNTQVTLAEGARSIPGPDGRLWVEITAPVRGYASSGYPNSQNNLVSCSGPVGTNPPTNPPANPPANPPSTASLCRQVEGRVAPQGLAIRADASRTSAYRGGVPAGGRLTLVQGYRLIPDKTGERRNWVQVTSPVAGYVSASSLIMCR; this is encoded by the coding sequence ATGAAAACAGTGGCTCATTGGGGTAAACCTGTGGCACTGCTTAGCGTACTCTTGCTTGGCGTCGGGAGTTTGAATGCTCCCGCCAGTGCTGTTTCTAAAACAGCCCCTTCCAATCTCACTCAGGATGCAGATCCAAGTTCATTACAACTGGCCCAGGCCACACAAAATCTTTGCCGGCGCGTGAATGTGCGGCAAGGTTTAGCTGTTCGCGAAAGACCAGATCCTAACGCCCGTCAAACTGGCGGTGTCGGCTTTAACACCCAAGTGACCCTTGCTGAAGGTGCCAGAAGTATTCCAGGGCCAGATGGCCGCCTCTGGGTGGAAATCACCGCTCCTGTCCGGGGTTACGCCTCTAGCGGCTATCCTAACAGCCAGAACAATCTCGTGAGCTGTTCCGGGCCGGTAGGCACCAATCCCCCAACAAACCCGCCAGCGAATCCCCCAGCGAACCCGCCAAGCACCGCCAGCCTCTGCCGGCAAGTAGAAGGGCGTGTCGCTCCGCAAGGTCTGGCAATTCGTGCGGATGCATCTAGAACATCGGCATATCGAGGTGGTGTGCCGGCAGGCGGACGGCTTACACTCGTCCAGGGTTACAGGCTTATCCCAGATAAAACTGGAGAGCGCCGCAACTGGGTGCAAGTAACCTCTCCCGTTGCTGGGTACGTTTCTGCTAGCAGTTTGATCATGTGTCGTTAG
- a CDS encoding ABC transporter permease translates to MRRYLHVLRLFWSAAISAELEYRVNFVLSTLSSLGNLAGSFFALFLFYRTGYSFAGWKWEEALVVLGIFTVLQGFSTTFLVPNLSRIVDHVQQGTLDFVLLKPISSQFWLSARTVSLWGLPDLIFGGILLGYAGSKLSLEISNYFLSAIPLFFGMVSLYSLWFILGAMSIWFVKIYNVTEVLRGLLEAGRYPMVAYPSAYRFFFTFVVPVAFLTTVPAEAMLGRVQFGWIVGAGILGIILLFVSIRFWRFALRFYTSASS, encoded by the coding sequence ATGAGACGATATTTGCACGTACTTAGGTTATTTTGGAGCGCTGCAATTTCAGCAGAGCTAGAGTACCGAGTCAACTTTGTTCTCTCCACTCTCAGCAGTTTGGGCAATCTTGCCGGCAGCTTCTTTGCGCTATTTTTGTTCTACCGAACGGGCTATTCTTTCGCCGGCTGGAAGTGGGAAGAAGCCCTCGTGGTGCTGGGTATTTTCACCGTACTCCAAGGCTTCTCGACAACCTTTCTCGTCCCCAATCTAAGCCGCATCGTCGATCACGTCCAGCAAGGCACCCTTGATTTTGTACTTCTGAAGCCCATCAGCAGCCAGTTCTGGCTTTCGGCGCGTACAGTTTCCCTTTGGGGGCTACCCGATTTGATTTTCGGAGGTATTTTGCTAGGGTATGCCGGCAGCAAACTCAGTCTGGAGATCAGCAACTATTTCCTGAGTGCTATTCCGCTCTTTTTTGGCATGGTGAGCCTTTACAGCTTGTGGTTTATCCTAGGCGCGATGAGTATTTGGTTTGTCAAAATTTATAACGTTACGGAAGTTCTCAGAGGTTTGCTAGAAGCCGGTCGTTATCCGATGGTGGCTTATCCGAGTGCTTATCGTTTCTTTTTTACTTTTGTTGTGCCGGTTGCCTTTTTAACGACAGTGCCGGCTGAAGCAATGCTGGGTCGTGTGCAGTTTGGCTGGATCGTGGGTGCCGGCATCCTTGGTATTATTTTACTGTTTGTTTCTATTAGGTTTTGGCGGTTTGCTTTGCGCTTTTATACCAGTGCTTCTAGTTAG
- the menA gene encoding 2-carboxy-1,4-naphthoquinone phytyltransferase encodes MTTQTIERLNTKLWLAAIKPPMYSVAVMPIWLGTAVAAAETQTLHSAIFSTFLISAIAILAWLNLSNDVFDSETGIDKNKAHSLVNLTGNKSLIFWLANLFLAVGILGIVAITWWQRDPTVIAIVLLCCAMGYTYQGPPFRLGYQGLGEIICFFTFGPLAVSAAYYSQTQTWSLTALAASIILGISTSLILFCSHFHQVEDDLAAGKRSPIVRLGTAKGAQILPWICGSIYALTGLFVALGVFPLITLLTFISLPVAIKLCRHVSSYYNEPVKVSNCKFIAVTLHFWSGLLLGLGFIL; translated from the coding sequence ATGACTACTCAGACAATTGAGCGATTAAACACTAAATTGTGGCTGGCGGCGATTAAGCCGCCGATGTATAGCGTGGCAGTCATGCCAATTTGGCTAGGCACTGCGGTGGCTGCGGCTGAAACCCAAACGCTGCACAGTGCGATATTTTCAACCTTTTTAATTTCAGCGATTGCGATCCTTGCCTGGTTGAATCTCAGTAACGATGTTTTTGATTCAGAAACCGGCATTGATAAAAATAAAGCCCATTCCCTCGTCAACTTGACTGGTAACAAATCTTTAATTTTCTGGCTGGCGAATTTATTTCTAGCGGTAGGGATTTTGGGGATAGTTGCGATCACATGGTGGCAGCGCGATCCAACGGTAATCGCAATTGTGCTTCTGTGCTGCGCGATGGGCTACACTTATCAAGGGCCACCTTTTCGCTTGGGATACCAAGGTTTAGGCGAAATTATCTGCTTTTTTACGTTTGGCCCTTTGGCAGTTTCAGCAGCTTATTACAGTCAAACTCAGACGTGGTCACTCACTGCGCTTGCTGCTTCCATAATTTTAGGAATTAGCACAAGTTTAATTTTGTTTTGCTCTCATTTTCATCAAGTTGAGGATGATTTAGCAGCCGGCAAGCGTTCGCCGATTGTTCGTCTGGGAACTGCGAAAGGCGCTCAAATCTTGCCTTGGATCTGCGGCAGTATTTACGCGCTGACTGGCTTATTTGTGGCTTTAGGAGTATTTCCGCTCATAACATTGCTAACGTTTATTAGTTTGCCGGTTGCTATTAAGTTATGTCGGCACGTTAGCAGTTACTACAACGAGCCGGTGAAGGTAAGTAACTGTAAATTTATTGCCGTTACTCTGCATTTTTGGAGCGGGTTACTGTTGGGTTTAGGATTCATCCTTTAA
- the yidD gene encoding membrane protein insertion efficiency factor YidD, with protein sequence MGEKVMEATSFEAAGRQIAISSIDAYKTYISPRKGFSCAHRMLHQGDSCSDYVKRMFSTENFMPALQMSRQRFRDCAGAAQILKATKATGGCIIIPCCLPI encoded by the coding sequence ATGGGTGAAAAAGTTATGGAAGCTACAAGTTTTGAAGCCGCCGGCAGACAAATAGCCATCAGCTCAATTGATGCCTATAAAACCTATATTTCTCCTCGCAAAGGCTTTTCCTGCGCCCATCGAATGTTACATCAGGGCGATTCGTGTTCAGATTATGTCAAACGGATGTTCAGCACAGAAAATTTTATGCCGGCCCTACAAATGTCCCGGCAGCGGTTCCGCGATTGTGCCGGTGCAGCTCAAATCCTAAAAGCAACAAAAGCCACCGGAGGATGTATCATCATTCCCTGCTGCTTGCCAATTTAA
- a CDS encoding aldo/keto reductase: METKQLGNTGIKISAIGLGGMPMSLSSKPPEEQSIAVIHKALDLGVTLIDTADSYCKDESDKHHNERLIAKALQQYAGDTSKVIVATKGGLMRPGGSWTRNGNPDHLRETIRISFEALGGEKPIDVWQYHAPDPDYTIEEALAPAKEAVEAGKIRYVGVSNFSVEQIKRARDLVEIVSVQNQYNPWNREPESDGVLEYCERENLTFFPWSPLGGSRRFTRVEEIKEIAQLAEEKSVSVYCIVLAWLRAKSPCVVPIPGASKIASIEDSVRAGDLNLSADEVWRIDKATA; encoded by the coding sequence ATGGAAACTAAACAGCTAGGAAACACCGGCATCAAAATCAGTGCGATTGGCTTGGGTGGGATGCCCATGTCCTTAAGTAGCAAACCTCCAGAGGAGCAATCAATCGCAGTCATCCATAAAGCGCTCGACCTCGGCGTTACGCTGATTGATACCGCTGACTCTTACTGTAAGGATGAATCCGATAAGCACCACAATGAACGACTCATTGCTAAGGCGTTGCAGCAATATGCCGGTGATACGAGCAAAGTTATTGTTGCTACGAAAGGCGGTTTGATGCGTCCCGGTGGCAGCTGGACGCGCAACGGCAATCCTGACCATTTGCGCGAGACAATTCGCATCAGTTTTGAAGCGCTGGGAGGGGAAAAACCGATTGATGTTTGGCAGTATCACGCCCCTGATCCAGACTACACAATTGAGGAAGCCCTCGCGCCGGCAAAAGAAGCGGTAGAAGCCGGCAAAATTCGCTACGTCGGTGTCTCTAACTTTTCAGTTGAGCAAATCAAACGCGCTCGTGATTTGGTTGAAATTGTCTCGGTACAAAATCAGTACAACCCTTGGAACCGGGAACCCGAATCTGACGGGGTGCTGGAGTATTGCGAACGTGAAAATTTAACCTTTTTTCCTTGGAGTCCCCTGGGTGGCAGCCGGCGCTTTACTCGTGTTGAAGAGATTAAAGAAATTGCACAGCTTGCCGAAGAAAAAAGCGTTTCAGTTTACTGCATTGTTCTGGCATGGCTGCGGGCAAAATCGCCCTGTGTCGTCCCGATTCCCGGCGCTAGCAAAATTGCCAGTATTGAAGATTCTGTGCGTGCCGGCGATCTGAATCTTAGTGCGGATGAAGTGTGGCGCATCGACAAGGCGACGGCGTGA